One window of the Cryptomeria japonica chromosome 7, Sugi_1.0, whole genome shotgun sequence genome contains the following:
- the LOC131056349 gene encoding uncharacterized protein LOC131056349 translates to MNVVNLAAQVSHVRIVDYLNEKVGLLDLVNKGLEKSPEEKLLQSGENTDPFSKISNGDTPLHIPAKRPLQSGENTHSTEKKDPFSEISEGDTTLHIAARKKNFNLCTRLHNYQLTMSQMEQSTPMAPSDKGESVQQPFANFKPTKSFIMFNDTINNNHVNATTGWLQD, encoded by the exons ATGAACGTAGTAAATTTAGCCGCCCAAGTTAGCCATGTGCGAATTGTTGATTACTTGAATGAAAAGGTAGGTTTGTTAGACTTGGTCAACAAAGGACTTGAGAAATCTCCAGAGGAAAAGCTCCTGCAAAGTGGAGAAAACACAGATCCTTTTTCAAAGATAAGTAACGGAGACACACCTCTGCATATCCCGGCGAAAAGGCCCCTGCAAAGTGGAGAAAACACGCATTCCACAGAAAAGAAGGATCCTTTTTCAGAGATAAGTGAAGGAGACACAACTCTTCATATTGCAGCCAGGAAGAAAAACTTCAAT ttgtgcacaaGACTCCATAATTATCagctgactatgagtcaaatggagcaatccactcctatggctccaagtgataagggggagagtgttcaacaaccgtttgcaaatttcaaaccaacaaaaagcttcatcatgttcaatgatacaatcaacaacaaccatgtgaatgctacaacag